Proteins found in one Serratia plymuthica genomic segment:
- the treC gene encoding alpha,alpha-phosphotrehalase, which yields MSNPIPWWQNGVIYQIYPKSFQDSTGNGYGDLAGVTQRLDYLQELGVDAIWLTPVYVSPQVDNGYDVADYCAIDPAYGTMEDFDRLIAAAHQRSIRIVMDMVFNHTSTEHPWFQASQDPDSPFRQFYIWRDGEGDALPNNWRSKFGGNAWQWHADSGQYYLHLFASEQADLNWEHPPVREELKKVCQFWADKGVDGLRLDVINLVSKQQDFPSDPQGDGRRFYTDGPRIHEFLQEMSRDVFQPRGLMTVGEMSSTTLEHCRQYAARSGEELSMTFNFHHLKVDYAGGEKWTLAAPDYVELKQIFRHWQQGMHNRAWNALFWCNHDQPRIVSRFSDEGELRVPAAKMLAMVLHGMQGTPYIYQGEEIGMTNPGFSAIGQYRDVESLNMYAELSAQGKSDAELLAILAGKSRDNGRTPMQWSAAPNAGFTQGTPWIGCAENYPQINAESALADLDSVFYAYRQLITLRKQYPLLTHGDYQDLAPAHPALWCYQRSGNGQRLLVVANLSREPLAWQAEGVEPSNLWRPLMGNYADAADQPRAMTLRPFEAVWWLLED from the coding sequence ATGAGCAATCCAATCCCCTGGTGGCAAAACGGTGTCATCTACCAAATCTATCCGAAGAGTTTTCAGGACAGTACCGGTAACGGCTACGGCGATCTGGCCGGTGTGACCCAGCGGCTGGACTATCTGCAGGAGCTGGGCGTCGACGCCATCTGGCTGACGCCGGTGTACGTCTCCCCGCAGGTGGACAACGGTTATGACGTGGCGGATTACTGCGCCATCGACCCGGCCTACGGCACCATGGAGGATTTCGATCGTCTGATCGCCGCCGCCCACCAGCGCAGCATCCGCATCGTGATGGATATGGTGTTCAACCATACCTCGACCGAGCACCCGTGGTTCCAGGCCTCGCAAGACCCTGACAGCCCGTTCCGCCAGTTCTATATCTGGCGCGACGGCGAAGGCGATGCGTTGCCGAACAACTGGCGTTCCAAGTTCGGCGGCAACGCCTGGCAGTGGCACGCCGACAGCGGCCAGTATTATCTGCATCTGTTCGCCAGCGAACAGGCGGACCTCAACTGGGAACACCCGCCGGTGCGCGAAGAGCTGAAAAAGGTGTGTCAGTTCTGGGCGGACAAGGGCGTCGACGGCCTGCGTCTCGACGTGATCAACCTGGTCTCCAAGCAGCAGGATTTCCCGTCCGATCCCCAGGGCGACGGCCGCCGTTTCTACACCGACGGCCCGCGCATTCACGAATTCCTGCAAGAGATGAGCCGCGACGTGTTCCAGCCGCGCGGCCTGATGACCGTCGGCGAAATGTCTTCCACCACGCTGGAACATTGCCGGCAGTATGCGGCGCGCAGCGGCGAAGAGCTGTCGATGACCTTCAACTTCCACCACCTGAAAGTAGACTACGCCGGTGGGGAAAAATGGACGCTGGCGGCGCCGGACTACGTCGAACTGAAGCAGATTTTCCGCCACTGGCAGCAGGGTATGCATAACCGCGCCTGGAACGCGCTGTTCTGGTGTAACCACGATCAGCCGCGCATCGTTTCACGCTTCAGCGACGAGGGTGAACTGCGGGTGCCGGCCGCCAAAATGCTGGCCATGGTGCTGCACGGCATGCAGGGCACGCCGTATATCTATCAGGGCGAAGAGATTGGCATGACCAACCCGGGCTTTAGCGCCATCGGGCAGTATCGCGATGTGGAAAGCCTGAATATGTATGCCGAACTGAGCGCCCAGGGCAAGAGTGACGCCGAGCTGCTGGCGATTTTGGCCGGCAAATCGCGCGATAACGGCCGCACGCCGATGCAGTGGAGCGCCGCGCCGAACGCCGGTTTCACCCAAGGCACCCCCTGGATCGGTTGCGCGGAAAACTACCCGCAGATCAACGCCGAATCGGCGCTGGCCGATCTGGATTCGGTGTTTTACGCCTACCGCCAGTTGATTACCCTGCGCAAGCAATATCCGCTGCTGACCCACGGCGACTATCAGGATCTGGCGCCTGCGCACCCCGCTCTATGGTGCTACCAACGCAGCGGGAACGGGCAGCGTTTGCTGGTGGTCGCCAACCTGAGCCGCGAACCGCTGGCCTGGCAGGCAGAAGGCGTGGAGCCCTCCAACCTGTGGCGTCCGCTGATGGGCAACTACGCCGATGCCGCGGACCAACCGCGGGCGATGACGCTGCGGCCGTTCGAAGCGGTATGGTGGTTGCTGGAAGACTAA
- the treB gene encoding PTS trehalose transporter subunit IIBC translates to MSKVKQQDIDRLIVLVGGRDNIATVSHCITRLRFVLNDPAKANPKEIETLSMVKGCFTNAGQFQVVIGPEVGDYYQALIATTGLNEADKEQAKVAARQNMTWSERAIAHFAEIFFPLLPALISGGLILGFRNVIGDIPMSGGQTLAQMHPAWKTIYDFLWLLGEAIFMFLPVAICWSTVKKMGGTPVLGIVLGVTLVSPQLMNSYQLGQQVPEVWNFGWFAIQKVGYQAQVIPSMLAGMALGWIETRLKKIVPDYLYLVVVPVVSLLLAVFLAHALIGPFGRMIGDGVAWAVKAVMTGSFAPIGAALFGFLYAPLVITGVHQTTLAIDMQMIQSMGGTPVWPLIALSNIAQASAVLGIIIISRKANEREISVPAAISAYLGVTEPAMYGINLKYRFPMLCAMIGSAFAGLICGLDGVMANGIGVGGLPGILSIKPQFWLVYSAAIVVAVVIPMLLTIMVYKRKASRGELPV, encoded by the coding sequence ATGAGCAAAGTTAAGCAACAGGATATCGACCGCCTGATTGTGCTGGTGGGCGGACGCGATAACATCGCCACCGTCAGCCATTGCATTACCCGGTTACGTTTCGTCCTTAACGACCCCGCCAAAGCCAACCCGAAAGAAATAGAAACCTTGTCGATGGTCAAAGGCTGCTTCACCAACGCCGGGCAGTTCCAGGTGGTGATTGGCCCGGAGGTCGGCGATTACTATCAGGCGTTGATCGCCACCACCGGCCTCAACGAAGCCGACAAGGAGCAGGCCAAGGTCGCGGCGCGCCAGAACATGACCTGGAGCGAGCGCGCCATCGCCCACTTCGCCGAAATCTTCTTCCCGCTGCTGCCGGCGCTGATCAGCGGCGGTCTGATCCTCGGCTTCCGCAACGTGATCGGTGACATCCCGATGTCCGGCGGCCAAACGCTGGCGCAAATGCACCCGGCGTGGAAAACCATCTACGATTTCCTGTGGCTGCTCGGTGAAGCGATCTTCATGTTCCTGCCGGTGGCCATCTGCTGGTCGACGGTGAAAAAAATGGGCGGTACGCCGGTGCTCGGCATCGTACTGGGCGTCACGCTGGTCTCCCCACAGTTGATGAACTCTTACCAACTCGGGCAGCAAGTACCGGAAGTGTGGAACTTCGGCTGGTTCGCCATTCAGAAAGTCGGCTATCAGGCGCAGGTGATCCCTTCCATGCTGGCCGGTATGGCGCTGGGCTGGATTGAAACCCGCTTGAAAAAGATCGTGCCCGATTACCTGTATCTGGTGGTGGTGCCCGTCGTTTCACTGCTGCTGGCGGTATTCCTGGCGCACGCGCTGATCGGGCCGTTTGGCCGCATGATCGGCGACGGCGTAGCCTGGGCGGTGAAGGCCGTCATGACCGGCAGCTTCGCCCCGATCGGCGCCGCGCTGTTCGGCTTCCTGTATGCGCCGCTGGTAATTACCGGTGTGCATCAGACCACGCTGGCTATCGACATGCAGATGATCCAGAGCATGGGCGGCACCCCGGTATGGCCGCTGATTGCGCTGTCCAACATTGCGCAGGCCTCTGCGGTATTGGGCATTATCATCATCAGCCGCAAGGCCAACGAGCGTGAAATCTCGGTACCGGCGGCGATTTCCGCTTACCTGGGCGTCACCGAGCCGGCGATGTACGGGATCAACCTGAAATACCGCTTCCCGATGCTGTGCGCGATGATCGGCTCCGCCTTTGCCGGCCTGATTTGCGGCCTGGACGGCGTGATGGCCAATGGCATCGGCGTCGGCGGCTTGCCGGGTATTCTGTCCATCAAACCGCAGTTCTGGCTGGTTTACTCGGCGGCGATTGTGGTGGCCGTGGTGATCCCAATGCTGCTGACTATCATGGTCTACAAACGCAAAGCCAGCCGCGGTGAGCTGCCGGTCTGA
- a CDS encoding Exc2 family lipoprotein, translating to MVFTALLLSACTSQKSSPERHARHAIYQLAREDFAPEMRTQIPDTVKASIPFFDQFYQMGKADRAKGLTRQQAQQQEAYFRSPEFLSDLGRKGKFINQHYSVDNPQKQRQILLDSAVATYWDGYEGRP from the coding sequence ATGGTTTTCACCGCGCTGTTGCTGAGCGCCTGTACCAGCCAAAAAAGCAGCCCGGAACGCCATGCCCGGCATGCGATTTATCAACTGGCGCGGGAGGATTTTGCCCCTGAAATGCGCACCCAAATTCCTGACACGGTAAAAGCCTCTATTCCGTTTTTTGACCAGTTCTATCAAATGGGGAAGGCCGATCGGGCCAAGGGATTGACGCGCCAGCAGGCACAGCAGCAGGAAGCCTATTTCCGCAGTCCTGAATTCCTCAGCGATTTGGGGCGGAAGGGGAAATTTATCAATCAGCATTATTCCGTGGATAACCCACAGAAACAACGGCAGATCCTGCTGGATTCCGCCGTGGCTACCTACTGGGATGGCTATGAAGGGCGGCCGTGA
- a CDS encoding colicin immunity domain-containing protein has product MNKMAVIELARDFLNSKINALQFSEDICIERNNLYGIKDQDKNVLNCGEELFMAAEVYNPDSDRVDYELDEAGLRKEVKAILEKFNLL; this is encoded by the coding sequence ATGAACAAGATGGCAGTAATCGAATTAGCAAGAGACTTTTTGAATTCAAAAATTAATGCGCTTCAGTTTTCTGAAGATATATGCATTGAAAGAAATAATTTGTACGGCATTAAAGATCAAGACAAGAACGTTTTGAATTGTGGTGAAGAATTATTTATGGCTGCTGAAGTTTATAATCCGGATTCAGACCGCGTTGATTATGAACTGGATGAAGCCGGGTTAAGGAAGGAAGTGAAAGCGATTCTGGAGAAATTCAATCTGCTTTAG
- a CDS encoding bacteriocin immunity protein — MTDKKTISDYTEKEFLDLAKKICSADYSTEEEADEAVHEFIRLSEHPDGTDIIFYPPPDQDDSPEGIVKQIKEWRAKNNKPGFRQ, encoded by the coding sequence ATGACCGATAAAAAAACGATTTCAGATTATACAGAGAAAGAATTTTTAGATTTAGCAAAAAAAATATGCAGTGCCGACTACTCAACGGAGGAGGAAGCTGATGAAGCCGTGCACGAATTCATCCGTTTATCGGAGCATCCAGATGGAACCGATATTATTTTTTACCCTCCCCCAGATCAGGATGACTCGCCAGAGGGAATTGTGAAACAGATAAAAGAATGGCGTGCTAAAAATAACAAGCCCGGATTTAGGCAATGA
- a CDS encoding S-type pyocin domain-containing protein yields MATIAYYKNGSPYEANGNPIITITNNSTPPKNTIPDSPPSNGGLFVSMLPPNVAPIYLKDRLKVEYISDKSPKFTPYGQLSQLQKMFDDQINSARDRVVEPVSQIVDRVNSFLREVVNTQTNTDGRVSSTEKLLRDAVKGLQDANNEVQAAESNALQKYNAAEKALKDAIPKLGLTNVSPVDYDSMLTRMLEPVSRRYWEEYSVKPRVEEFNAKQRLLAALDNIALVIKDVLSKLHSLTVVINQVKNEREAKANAEAKARAEAEARAKTAELMTKAGVKPTPVYTPEMVKSAQAFLAAAGAMMLNRAPGMLQLSTAAEGVLTTTSELAGSIAGAVWRGAIELAEAATLSTAGATVGALVMGFWPTEAGKGSDKLNGRDIVMFGFQANLIAAGKVSISPEMHSVDLPVRGSLVMENGQQQVRLVKTGIGGVPASVPVLKAARDEKTGLDRITLPAIGGTPSRTILINPAPVGPTAPPHTGNSSPTPVTPVHTGTTVKQADSIVTTSFPADDLKELQDFIYWQPDATGSGAEPIYVMLSSPRDMPGKVSGKGQQVGDGWLNDAGKELGAPIPSQIADKLRGKTFGSFDAFRKAFWVEVGNDPMLSKQFNSRNQSFLKKGYSPFVPNREKVGGREKYELHHVEPISQDGAVYDADNLGVLTPKRHIEIHSKNGGK; encoded by the coding sequence ATGGCCACTATAGCATACTATAAAAATGGCTCGCCTTATGAAGCTAATGGTAACCCTATTATCACCATTACTAATAATTCTACTCCGCCGAAAAATACAATTCCGGATTCCCCTCCATCAAATGGTGGTTTGTTTGTATCTATGTTACCTCCGAACGTAGCCCCTATTTATTTAAAGGATCGTTTAAAAGTAGAGTATATCTCTGACAAGTCTCCTAAATTTACCCCTTACGGCCAGTTATCTCAGTTACAAAAAATGTTTGACGACCAAATTAACTCTGCCAGAGATCGTGTTGTTGAGCCCGTAAGTCAGATTGTTGATCGTGTGAATTCTTTTTTGCGCGAAGTGGTTAATACTCAAACTAATACCGATGGTAGGGTATCAAGTACTGAAAAACTTCTTCGCGATGCTGTTAAAGGCTTACAAGACGCCAATAATGAAGTTCAAGCGGCCGAAAGTAATGCTCTTCAGAAATATAATGCGGCAGAGAAAGCCTTGAAAGATGCAATTCCAAAATTGGGTCTTACTAATGTCTCACCGGTTGATTACGACAGTATGTTAACAAGAATGCTGGAGCCGGTATCCCGTAGATATTGGGAGGAATACTCTGTAAAGCCTCGAGTAGAAGAATTCAATGCTAAACAGCGCTTGCTCGCAGCATTAGATAACATAGCGTTGGTTATTAAAGATGTCCTATCAAAATTACACTCACTGACTGTAGTTATTAATCAAGTAAAAAATGAAAGAGAAGCAAAGGCCAACGCAGAAGCCAAGGCAAGAGCCGAAGCGGAGGCCAGAGCGAAAACAGCTGAGTTAATGACCAAAGCCGGAGTAAAACCTACCCCGGTCTACACACCAGAAATGGTTAAATCGGCTCAAGCTTTCCTTGCAGCTGCGGGAGCGATGATGCTAAATCGTGCCCCTGGGATGTTACAGCTATCAACTGCTGCCGAAGGCGTTCTGACCACCACCAGTGAGTTAGCCGGCTCGATAGCCGGGGCTGTGTGGCGAGGAGCCATTGAGTTAGCTGAGGCCGCAACCCTTAGCACCGCAGGGGCAACTGTTGGCGCTTTAGTTATGGGCTTCTGGCCTACAGAAGCAGGGAAAGGCAGCGACAAGCTTAACGGACGCGACATTGTCATGTTTGGTTTTCAGGCCAATCTAATTGCTGCCGGCAAAGTCAGCATTTCGCCGGAAATGCACTCTGTCGACTTACCGGTTCGTGGCTCTTTAGTTATGGAGAATGGTCAGCAACAGGTCAGACTGGTTAAAACGGGTATAGGCGGCGTACCCGCGAGCGTGCCTGTTCTAAAGGCGGCACGTGATGAGAAAACCGGGCTGGATAGGATTACGCTTCCGGCGATAGGGGGGACTCCATCGCGAACAATCCTGATTAACCCAGCTCCGGTCGGGCCGACAGCACCTCCCCATACAGGAAACAGTTCACCCACCCCCGTCACGCCAGTGCATACTGGCACGACAGTAAAACAGGCTGATAGTATAGTTACCACCAGTTTCCCGGCGGATGACCTTAAAGAGCTGCAGGACTTCATCTACTGGCAGCCGGATGCCACGGGGTCGGGTGCTGAACCTATCTATGTGATGTTGAGCAGTCCGCGTGATATGCCGGGGAAGGTCAGTGGTAAGGGACAACAAGTAGGTGACGGCTGGCTGAACGATGCCGGTAAGGAACTCGGCGCACCTATTCCAAGCCAGATTGCAGATAAGCTTCGGGGAAAGACGTTTGGGAGTTTTGATGCCTTCCGTAAAGCGTTTTGGGTTGAAGTCGGGAATGATCCAATGTTGTCGAAACAGTTTAATTCAAGAAACCAGTCTTTCCTGAAGAAAGGTTATTCTCCTTTCGTTCCTAACAGGGAAAAAGTTGGAGGTCGTGAAAAATATGAACTTCACCATGTTGAACCCATAAGTCAAGATGGTGCAGTATATGATGCTGATAACCTTGGCGTATTGACACCAAAACGTCATATTGAGATCCATTCAAAAAATGGAGGGAAATAA
- a CDS encoding tail fiber domain-containing protein produces the protein MAEEKKNAQVINGINEDITELKSLSTLRKRVVSDGEIVSRSEIGFRLANGNAGVLLRSDGLNFSALVTPDGQAQNGQWNTLRPFSFNLSTGRVSLRNGVDVSGGALVSHSAGIGAVTTGPASLISGQTYGAPPVHTDFTSGNVTTTMMMGSRVVPGKEDYGLLSYRDWQGNWNEIQVKTNSELLVGQLVKRNVEGWIWATGNKNVNNDADRITNGMHIQGAGDLFVNTYHYERIGHHHFMGLHVGNGGANGWYEFRNDGNAYTNGAWNSSSDARMKTEIVKIEGALEKLGKISGYTYLKQGVPEAGVIAQEVENVLPQSVTTTELKLNDGSVLKDARGININGVVALLIEALKEEREARLELESRLAVLEKTGSGEH, from the coding sequence ATGGCTGAAGAAAAGAAAAATGCTCAGGTGATTAACGGCATTAATGAAGATATCACTGAGCTGAAATCACTGTCCACATTGCGTAAACGCGTTGTCAGCGACGGTGAAATTGTCTCCAGATCCGAAATCGGTTTTCGCCTGGCAAACGGCAATGCCGGCGTGCTCCTGCGTAGTGACGGACTGAACTTCTCCGCCCTGGTTACCCCTGACGGCCAGGCGCAGAACGGGCAGTGGAACACGCTGCGCCCCTTCTCCTTCAATCTCTCTACCGGCCGCGTGTCGCTGCGTAACGGCGTGGATGTCTCGGGCGGTGCGCTGGTATCGCATAGCGCGGGCATTGGCGCGGTCACCACTGGCCCCGCTTCTCTTATCAGCGGGCAGACGTATGGCGCGCCGCCTGTACATACCGATTTTACCAGCGGCAACGTCACCACCACGATGATGATGGGGTCACGGGTCGTCCCCGGTAAAGAAGATTACGGCCTGCTCTCCTACCGGGATTGGCAGGGAAACTGGAATGAAATTCAGGTGAAAACCAACAGCGAGCTTTTGGTTGGGCAACTGGTCAAGCGCAATGTGGAAGGCTGGATTTGGGCTACCGGAAACAAGAATGTAAATAACGATGCGGATCGAATTACCAATGGCATGCATATACAGGGAGCCGGTGATCTGTTTGTAAATACCTACCACTATGAGCGCATTGGTCATCACCACTTTATGGGGCTCCATGTTGGCAACGGTGGAGCTAATGGTTGGTACGAATTCCGCAATGATGGCAATGCCTACACCAACGGTGCCTGGAATAGCAGCTCCGATGCCCGAATGAAAACGGAGATCGTGAAAATTGAGGGCGCGCTGGAGAAGCTGGGGAAAATCAGTGGTTATACCTACCTGAAACAAGGCGTTCCAGAGGCCGGCGTAATAGCCCAGGAAGTGGAGAACGTATTACCTCAATCCGTCACCACCACCGAACTGAAATTAAATGACGGCAGCGTTCTGAAAGATGCCCGTGGAATTAATATCAACGGCGTAGTCGCCCTGTTGATCGAAGCGCTTAAAGAAGAACGCGAAGCCCGGCTTGAGCTGGAGTCTCGGTTGGCGGTGCTGGAAAAAACAGGCTCTGGTGAACACTAA
- the treR gene encoding trehalose operon repressor TreR yields the protein MQNRLTIKDIARLSGVGKSTVSRVLNNEGSVSPQTRERVEAVIRQQGFTPSKSARAMRGQSDKVVGIIVSRLDSPSENQAVRTMLPLLYQQGYDPIVMESQFETRLVKEHLHVLQQRNVDGVILFGFTGLTAAMLSPWQEKMVVLAREYEGFSSVCYDDDGAVRLLMERLQQQGHRHISYLGVQLADATTGLRRHQAYLDACRQQRITPSVALGELSYQSGFQLAAEVIGPQTTALVCASDTIALGAIKYLQQQHIAPLQVCGIGNTPLLNFLFPETFSVELGYGSAGLQAAQQLLGQLSGEQGIRQIIVPSQLA from the coding sequence ATGCAAAACCGGCTGACCATCAAGGACATCGCCCGCCTGAGCGGCGTGGGGAAATCCACCGTATCGCGCGTATTGAACAACGAAGGCAGCGTGAGCCCGCAAACCCGTGAACGGGTAGAAGCGGTGATCCGCCAGCAGGGGTTTACGCCGTCCAAATCGGCGCGCGCCATGCGCGGGCAGAGCGACAAAGTGGTGGGGATTATCGTTTCCCGCCTCGATTCGCCGTCGGAAAACCAGGCGGTGCGTACCATGTTGCCGCTGCTGTATCAGCAGGGTTACGACCCGATCGTGATGGAAAGCCAGTTTGAAACCCGCCTGGTGAAAGAGCATCTTCATGTACTGCAACAGCGCAACGTCGACGGGGTGATCCTGTTCGGTTTCACCGGCCTGACGGCGGCCATGCTCAGCCCCTGGCAGGAAAAAATGGTGGTGCTGGCGCGCGAATACGAAGGTTTTTCATCGGTTTGCTACGACGACGATGGCGCAGTCCGGCTGCTGATGGAACGCCTGCAACAGCAGGGCCACCGGCATATCAGCTATCTGGGGGTGCAACTTGCCGATGCCACCACCGGCCTGCGCCGCCATCAGGCTTATCTCGACGCCTGCCGCCAGCAGCGGATTACCCCGAGCGTCGCCCTGGGCGAACTGAGCTACCAGAGCGGTTTTCAACTGGCCGCCGAGGTGATTGGCCCGCAGACCACCGCACTGGTGTGCGCCTCCGACACCATCGCCCTCGGCGCCATCAAATACCTGCAACAACAGCACATCGCCCCGCTGCAAGTCTGCGGCATCGGTAATACGCCTCTGCTTAACTTCCTGTTCCCCGAGACGTTTTCGGTCGAACTGGGCTACGGCAGCGCCGGGCTACAGGCCGCCCAACAGCTGCTGGGCCAGCTCAGCGGCGAACAGGGCATCCGCCAAATCATCGTGCCCAGCCAACTCGCCTGA
- the mgtA gene encoding magnesium-translocating P-type ATPase, with protein sequence MKLKNIPRQLLGMLSRNLPRRLIRRDPLLDGVSGAAHELPAGLAQQRLECAAADATQLYERFHSHPEGITVHEAEQLRQRFGANVIENQQAESWWRHLWHCYRNPFNLLLTVLGLISYATEDLTGALVIGLMVLISTLLHFIQEARSNKAADALKAMVSNTATVIRSDALTGKSEHLELPIAQLVPGDVIKLAAGDMIPADLRVLSAKDLFISQAALTGESLPVEKIAEPHGVAEDPLECRNLCFMGTNVVSGTALAMVIGTGGDTYFGQLAQRVTSQDEQPNAFQSGISKVSWLLIRFMLVMTPIVLLINGYTKGDWWEAALFALSVAVGLTPEMLPMIVTTTLARGAVKLSQQKVIVKRLDAIQNFGAMDILCTDKTGTLTQDKIVLERHTDVFGVNSDRVLRYAWLNSFYQTGLKNLLDVAVLSCAEQNQQPDALQHYRKVDEIPFDFERRRMSVVVAKDAQYHELICKGALEEMLAICSHVRQEDDVHPLSDALLARIRRITDDLNQQGLRVVAVANKILPAQAHEYGVADESDLILEGYVAFLDPPKESTAPALAALKKNGVTVKILTGDNELVAGKVCKDVGLAADHVLCGSEIERMTDEQLAQAAARTTVFAKLTPMHKERIVKLLRQQGHVVGFMGDGINDAPALRAADIGISVDSAVDIAKEAADIILLEKSLMVLEEGVIEGRRTFANMLKYIKMTASSNFGNVFSVLIASAFLPFLPMLPLHLLIQNLMYDISQIAIPFDNVDDDQITQPQRWNSSDLGRFMVFFGPISSIFDVLTFCLMWWVFKANTPEMQTLFQSGWFVEGLLSQTLIVHMIRTRKIPFIQSRPSWPLCIMTLAVIATGIGLTFSPLAGFLQLQALPLGYFPWLVLILAGYMVLTQCVKGWFVRRYGWQ encoded by the coding sequence ATGAAACTTAAAAATATCCCCCGTCAGCTGCTGGGTATGCTCAGCCGCAATTTGCCGCGCCGCCTGATTCGGCGCGATCCCCTGCTGGACGGTGTCAGCGGCGCGGCGCATGAACTGCCCGCCGGCCTGGCCCAGCAGCGGCTGGAATGCGCCGCCGCCGATGCGACCCAGCTTTACGAGCGTTTCCACAGCCACCCGGAAGGCATTACCGTCCATGAGGCGGAACAACTGCGCCAGCGCTTTGGCGCCAACGTGATTGAGAACCAGCAGGCGGAGTCCTGGTGGCGCCATTTGTGGCACTGCTATCGCAACCCGTTCAATCTGCTGCTGACGGTGCTGGGGCTTATCTCCTACGCCACTGAAGACCTGACCGGCGCGCTGGTGATCGGCCTGATGGTGCTGATCTCCACGCTGCTGCATTTCATTCAGGAAGCGCGTTCCAACAAGGCGGCGGATGCGCTGAAAGCGATGGTCAGCAATACCGCCACGGTCATTCGCAGCGACGCCTTGACCGGCAAAAGCGAACACCTTGAATTGCCGATTGCCCAGTTGGTGCCGGGCGATGTCATCAAGCTGGCGGCGGGGGACATGATCCCGGCGGATCTGCGCGTGCTGTCGGCCAAGGATCTGTTTATCAGCCAGGCGGCGCTGACCGGCGAATCTCTGCCGGTGGAAAAGATCGCCGAACCGCACGGGGTGGCGGAGGATCCGCTGGAGTGCCGGAACCTGTGCTTTATGGGCACCAACGTGGTGAGCGGCACCGCGCTGGCGATGGTGATCGGCACCGGCGGCGACACCTACTTCGGCCAGTTGGCGCAGCGCGTCACCAGCCAGGATGAACAACCGAACGCCTTCCAGAGCGGCATCAGCAAGGTCAGTTGGCTGCTGATCCGCTTTATGCTGGTGATGACGCCGATCGTGCTGCTGATCAACGGCTATACCAAGGGCGACTGGTGGGAAGCGGCGCTGTTCGCGCTGTCGGTGGCGGTGGGGCTGACACCGGAAATGCTGCCGATGATCGTGACCACCACCCTGGCCAGAGGGGCGGTGAAGCTGTCGCAACAGAAGGTGATCGTCAAACGCCTGGACGCGATCCAGAACTTTGGCGCCATGGACATTCTGTGCACCGACAAAACCGGCACCCTGACCCAGGATAAAATCGTACTGGAACGCCACACCGACGTGTTCGGTGTCAACAGCGACCGGGTGCTGCGTTACGCCTGGCTGAACAGCTTCTACCAGACCGGGCTGAAAAACCTGCTCGATGTGGCGGTGCTGAGCTGCGCGGAGCAGAACCAGCAGCCGGATGCGCTGCAGCATTACCGCAAGGTGGATGAGATCCCGTTTGATTTTGAACGCCGCCGCATGTCGGTGGTGGTCGCCAAAGACGCGCAATATCACGAGCTGATCTGCAAGGGCGCGCTGGAGGAAATGCTGGCGATTTGCAGCCACGTGCGTCAGGAAGATGACGTTCACCCGCTCAGCGATGCGCTGCTGGCGCGCATTCGGCGCATTACCGACGATCTCAACCAGCAGGGGCTGCGGGTGGTGGCGGTGGCCAACAAGATCCTGCCGGCGCAGGCGCATGAATACGGCGTGGCCGACGAATCCGATCTGATCCTCGAAGGCTACGTGGCCTTCCTCGATCCGCCAAAGGAGAGCACCGCACCGGCGCTGGCGGCACTGAAGAAAAACGGCGTGACGGTGAAGATCCTCACCGGCGATAACGAGCTGGTGGCGGGCAAGGTCTGCAAAGACGTCGGGCTGGCGGCAGATCACGTGCTGTGCGGCAGTGAAATCGAACGGATGACGGACGAACAACTGGCGCAGGCGGCCGCGCGCACCACGGTGTTCGCCAAACTGACGCCGATGCACAAGGAGCGCATCGTCAAGCTGTTGCGTCAGCAGGGGCACGTGGTCGGCTTTATGGGCGACGGCATCAACGACGCTCCGGCGCTGCGTGCGGCGGATATCGGCATTTCCGTCGATTCGGCGGTGGATATCGCCAAGGAGGCGGCGGACATCATCCTGTTGGAAAAAAGCCTGATGGTGCTGGAGGAGGGGGTGATCGAGGGGCGCCGCACCTTTGCCAACATGCTGAAGTACATCAAGATGACCGCCAGCTCCAACTTCGGCAACGTGTTCAGCGTGCTGATCGCCAGCGCTTTCCTGCCGTTCCTGCCGATGCTGCCGCTGCATCTGCTGATCCAGAACCTGATGTACGACATTTCTCAGATCGCCATTCCGTTCGACAACGTCGACGACGATCAAATTACCCAACCGCAGCGCTGGAACTCCAGCGATCTGGGGCGGTTTATGGTGTTCTTTGGGCCGATAAGCTCGATCTTTGACGTGCTGACCTTCTGCCTGATGTGGTGGGTATTCAAGGCCAATACGCCGGAAATGCAGACGCTGTTCCAGTCCGGCTGGTTCGTGGAAGGGCTGCTGTCGCAAACGCTGATTGTGCATATGATCCGCACGCGCAAAATTCCGTTTATCCAGAGCCGCCCTTCATGGCCGCTGTGCATCATGACGTTGGCGGTGATCGCCACCGGTATCGGCCTGACCTTCTCGCCGTTGGCAGGCTTCCTGCAACTGCAGGCGCTGCCGCTCGGTTATTTCCCGTGGCTGGTGCTGATCCTGGCCGGTTATATGGTGCTGACCCAGTGCGTGAAAGGCTGGTTCGTGCGCCGCTACGGCTGGCAGTAA